aaatattaaccttcctttgggccgatcaatattcatataaatcacatatacctaaaatccttttgtatttcaaaataaaattaatttccataaaagaagtcactttggcgacattttatttcaattaatcaattttaaaaatacatataaccttatcattatttgaattaatgaatatttaacctTCACCGAATAAACCTTAAtcgagaatttttttttaaaattttcggaaaTTCCGTACGGGTCGGGTCGACCCGGTTCCGTACGACCTGACCCGAATCCATATGGGTCGGGTCGACCCGGGTCCGTACGACCCGGCCGAATCCgtacctttttttaaaaaaacaaaaaaaaaaaaacaacaaacaaaaattaaaccgaattttcgattttcctctgaaatattttgttgaacaaaacttgaaagaaaatcgaaatcttataccaaatctttaaaatttacaaccaaatctttttaccaaaactgaaccaaaatattttccagatctgaagccatatcaaaaaaatttcagatctaaaccaaaatattttcaagatcTGAAGTCATATCAAAATATTCTTAGATCTGAAgccatattaaaatattttcagatctaaaccaaaatattttccagatctgaagccatatcaaaatattttcagatctgaagaTATAATAGaaaagtttttaaacaaaattttctttttcagaTCTGGATCTAAATGATATccaaaactttaaacaaatctcaatgattcaaacatgaatgactctgataccacttgttgggaaaAACAcataaaccgcagaatccatcatgttaaatcattaagaatttgactgaaaatctaagcggaagcgtacctgaaggccataatcctgaattctttagaacgtgtcttgattttccagatctacgcgctctttctttgagagaatcctttagtttctcttcagaactattttcttaatgggggagagaataATGAAAGTGATAACAcgagatctggggaccatgacccatatttatagataatgtttattattatattctgatatttttgttttagcccatcataaaaacagaaattacacttatgcctctacacattaaaggcctACAACCTATCAGATACATTAAAGCTTaataacccgaaacattaattgattactttattttgggcttaatttaatagacaacccataatacataattattcacatgtAAAgcctatataaataaattgatctaACAAGACTTTCTTCTCTCCAGACTACTGGTTACCAGGTTTTGCATCGTCGGTACCTCCCCTTCAATCATCTTACATACCTTTTATTTTACCCCTGCATGCATAGCGCTTAGTAATTTTTAGCATATACTAGTGCTAACATCAGATTTGCATTCAGGCATCAAAGGTGACAGCGTTGATTTTGCTATGCGGCTAGAGATTGCAACTGATGTGGCTCATGCGGTAACATATCTTCACTTGTACACATGTGTAAATATTTTGGGAAgcatttttatatgtttaattcgTCAAAGGAAATGCCGATTATTTTGAGTTTACAAAGATctttggttttctggaaaatgAGTGCAGATCACCCCATAATTCACAGAGACATAAAGTCTTCCAACATTCTCCTCACCGAAAACCTACGAGCTAAAGTGGCTGACTTCGGTTTTGCAAGACTACGTGCTGACGGAGAATCAGGAGCAACTCACATATCAACCCAAGTTAAAGGCACTGCAGGCTACTTAGACCCTGAATACCTGGAAACCAACCAACTCACAGAAAAGAGTGATGTTTATTCATTTGGCGTGTTGCTTGTGGAGCTTGTCACGGGCAGGCGTCCAATCGAACCAAAGCGAGTGCAGAAGGAGCGCATTACTGCGAAATGGGTATGACCTTTCTCACTACTGCGCACCAATGTTGAATACATTTGGTCTATAGTTGTTGTTTTCTATGACAACCAACTTGGCCGTATATTGCGTGGAAAAGTAAAACAGCCACTGGTTCACGAGTGATTGCATAGCACCGGTAAGTAACAGTTGGTCGAATACTATTTAATCGTGCTTAAAATTTGGACGAGTGTACTCTCATTAATCACGGGAAATGCAAGGGAGGCTCCAATATCAACTACTTCATATCTACCGATGTTAAGCTAAATGGTTAATCCAAGCCAAAGAAATCTATTTTTGCGGGcttgtaaaattttcaaattcccACCATGAACGGTTGTGGGATTACGATATTATATCATAAGCAATTGTGGAATGATCTGTGAACAACAATCGTTCAAGTACAATTTAATCATGCCAGTGTGGGTCTTAAATCTTTCATCAGAATGTGAGTTACGTTCGTGCGTACGTGGGCTCAAAACGTAACAATTTCCCACTTGGTGAAATCTTTGGATATTGATCTCTCTAATGCTTCGACTTGGTTTGGGATAGACAGTTACAGGTTTTGGATAGACCATTATGACAAGCCGAAGTTCAGGAAACCATATCAAAGCACAAAACTTAAACCGTGGACCAAATTCTTTCCCTACTGCATTAACAAAATAGAGGTGTTCTGAAGCTATTTCAGAAGGTAGTAACATTCGTTTTCAATGCTCTGATAACGCTTCATATGCATGCAGGCCATGAGGAAGTTTTCTTGTGGAGAAGCAATACTCACTTTGGATCCAAGGCTTGTAAGATCTCCTGCTAATAGCTTTGCTCTGGAAAAGATTCTTGAATTAGCATTCAGTTGTTTGGCTCCTCACCGACACAATAGACCTTCCATGAGGAAATGTGCCGAGATTCTCTGGGAAGTTCGGAAGGATTACAGGGAATTTTCAGTTTTCGACGCCCCTACACTCCCGTCTAAATCTCCGGTGAGTAACTACATCAGAGAAGTGTAAGCAAAGCAAGCGACTCCAGGCACATATTCTGCATACAAAACTGCATGTTCTCCGAAATCCATGGCGGAAATATGGAGGGATCAACCGGGTTCAGACAGTACAAAACGATGCCACTTCTTTGACAGAGGTCGTATAAATAGAAAATATAGCTTCCAAGAATTTATTGCGCGAAGTCAAGGTGATTTGGTTGATGTGTGTGGGTTGTGCAGATAGGATATTCAAATTTTTGCTATACCACAGATGTTAAATTACATTAAACAAAGACgaacattatttaaaaattgaTTACATAAAAAgtatttaatcaaattaattaaaaaattattttaaaattacttATTTTACGTAGATATATATTatctatgaattttttttttaaaatatatgccaCACACAATCTAACAATTAAGAATATATGAGCATAAGTCTCTTGAGATGTTCGAGTTATGAAATACGTGATCATGAGATCAAATAGTCATTAGTTCGATTCGATTTCATCTACCAATAGTTTTTTTGAGCGAGCTTTCCGCACACGGCTTTTCTAATGCGGTTTAATTGACGGACACGGTTTGCAAGCTATTGCATAGTTCgatgtttatttaaatcataaagaaGAGTATCGACTGCAGGTTCTCTAGTCATAAAAaagaatataataaataatatttacctAATTTGAGAAGATTTGTATGATATAAGTAGGGATGACAACTTTTCCCAATGGTTTGGGGCCTCACGGAGAAAATCCGAAACGGAGATGAGACCCCCGATTTTTTCTGGTTTAGTTTCGGGTTCgggtattttttaaaatcaccgATGTACTTCGGGACGGGTATGGGATTACTATCTCCATCTTCAAACTCgtcccgaaaataatatcaataataaaataataataatattattattatctataatataataattgttgaaaataatatatttgaatgttgaaaaagtaatagttaaatatttgaatgttgaaaataagagttgtaaaaattagaaatttgtgtgtgatgatgtaggtaatgatgtattttatttttggattatttgtaaagaaattctataaataggctcaccatttgtgaagaaattcacaattgagtagagagaaaaatattataaagtgtgtagtttggtaaattatGGTGTAATTGCGCTCTGTCGGTGACAACCTCCTACTCCACAGTGGAATAATCTAGTTTGGAAGGTCTTTATTGAGCCAATGTAGAATATCGTAGAGAAGCCAGGGCACGCGAAAAtagaaatatattatataaagaAAGGAAAGTTTGGTCCCATCAGACAGATCAACGACACCGGGCATGGGATACACAGGCAGAAGAGCTGATTTGACCGGCCTTACCCAAGAAGCTTTTGAAGATTTAAAAGCCACGATACACTGAACCCCAACGAAATCGTAATCGACATCGCCTGAAAGATTCGCTTACATCACTCCTGAATCACAGAGTTCCAGCTGGtgttttgagagtttgagatttttactttttaccataaatttttaatttttcacaacacgttatcaacacgaagctctaaaagtcctcaaTACTTTTCCAaactccaaacagaagaaaaaggtaacaaaagtaataatatttattttactgttatttatttattgtgtatatatttaatatgtaatataatgttattattagaaataataaaaataaatttttcaaaaacttgttataaatcctgggaggatgttaagacgacatcccacactcccggtaagggatacgacaagtataaaaatctataagatttttaaacaaaataacttatgacacccCATTATAatcatatgatatgatatacataattatttaaacatgactaatattatatacaccatattattaccataaaattatacaaatacatacatttatttttttgtacaccaacagtcgtaaacggtaacaaaacggctagttttggccctataaatatgatctcaaaaacacattcaatcactccaactttctcttcttctctaaaaattattcttcatcaaattttttgaagaaaaaagaagatggctttctcaaggttatttttaattattttggttatcatactcacgagtcttttatttattggagaatatcttcctcgtgtgttttctatatttttacaaatgcttgtacttgttgtttatccattactttgtattgcaatattcattaactaataaaatgcatagtaattttttttagtaccaccatgtcaaatttgacaaagctcgaatttgttgcgctcgacatcacgggaaaaaattatatgccatggactctcgatgtagaaatgcatcttgagtcattgggtctaagcgagaccattaaagaaaatgggatatcttcatcacaagaaaaagcaaaagctataatatttttgcgtcgacatctcgatgaaggtttaaaatgtgaatatctcatcgaaaaagatcccatggctctgtggaaaggattgaaagaaagatttgaacatataagggaagttatactttcgaccgcccgtgatgaatggaatatgttaagattccaagattttaagaaagtcagtgattataattcagcgatgtattgaataatctcgcagctaaaattttgtggacatgaggttacagaatcggaaatgcttgaaaaaatattttccacgtttcacgcatcaaatataactttacagcaacaatatagagtgcgtggatttgcgagatattctgatctcatcgcctgtcttcttgtggcggaaaagaac
This sequence is a window from Primulina tabacum isolate GXHZ01 chromosome 17, ASM2559414v2, whole genome shotgun sequence. Protein-coding genes within it:
- the LOC142531864 gene encoding calmodulin-binding receptor-like cytoplasmic kinase 2 isoform X2; the encoded protein is MNVRSQHPGQFDEINQSKLELYISRVPAFVHDLSAAMRSPLPDGGRRSAASNKPAKLARSSSYSTDDHSTNSHRSSARSAAHSIANALFGCFTPPAPSKSSSNVFSESSGASSSGSDRRRSIYGSSIDSTYSREHGSVIFTMEVINKATKNFSLALKIGQGGFGTVYKGQLADGTLVAVKRAKKHGDERILIAEYVPNGNLREHLDGIKGDSVDFAMRLEIATDVAHAVTYLHLYTYHPIIHRDIKSSNILLTENLRAKVADFGFARLRADGESGATHISTQVKGTAGYLDPEYLETNQLTEKSDVYSFGVLLVELVTGRRPIEPKRVQKERITAKWAMRKFSCGEAILTLDPRLVRSPANSFALEKILELAFSCLAPHRHNRPSMRKCAEILWEVRKDYREFSVFDAPTLPSKSPVSNYIREV